The genome window tatagatattattaaggagtatcatgggtatcataggTGTAAGAttggaaataaaaaaactataacaaacttataaattatatgtttaactAAGGAAGGTCaaatattagtttattcttcaGATAAATTTTTACttgttctgttcatttcatttattatgGTTTCCACATTCCGTCGGCCGGTTAATGATAGGTGACGGTGATCCGAACAGTTAGCCAATAACGTAATTActctaagggtatcaagataattacaataatacctactcaAATAGATAattggatcacaacaataatACTATTAACTATTTAGTATCATAATGTACTGTAAAGATTCtccagaaaaaagaaatggaTTCGGCTCTTTGGAGGTTTCATCCAAGCTAGACATTGGAGCAAGCACGTTTGGCTGGGTTCCTGCAACCCCTGCTAGCTACGAGCTGGAGCTCGGCTAGACGGCCCCAAAATCTCTCTAGATGAAGATCGATTAAGTCAGCTTGATACTAATTAACACTTATCGAAATGTACTAGCGCTAATCAGAAAAATGCTATTATCTTTTCACCTATTGCATAACATCGCCTACGCTTGTGTGCATCACCTTACGCAACCAGCCAATTTGCAACCTCTCACCCCAGGGTAAAATCCAAAATAGACAACAAGCATCATCGCATTtgctaaaatatataatatatcggtgtatttacaaatctagcataTGTATTCGACACTTTAAACACCAAAACATCGATTCTGGTACCTGATGCACCTAAAACtcatgtattcggcacctgaggtatGAATACGATGAACAatgtcgtattcggcacctcaggtacTGAATACAGGCCGACCCTGCTTCGTCCCTCACGTCACGTCTTGTCGTTTGTCATTTTGAGGCTAAATAGAATACAATAGAACAACTGTTTCATTAGGACACAAGCAATAAATAATGAAATGAACTTGATGAGTGAATGTGTGTCATTTCGTATCATCTTTCTGCATAGAGTGCAATACCTACTGGTAATAGTATAGCCGAATAGAGTGCAATAGCACAATTTAGTTTTGTCAGGGCATAagtgaataaataaagaaagaaactgGATAAGTGAGTGTGTGTAAATTTGGTTCAACgtaattttatcaatatttattattcatttaatgtatttatGTAGGTAACTTTTAGGGAAGTAACAtcaggaggatacaaaatctaatttgttgtATAATAATAGTTATGAAGTAAGATTATCATATAACCAGGTATataggttacatacgctgataaacaaTACATGATGTATGAGATTTTTCGTCACTGCATGAATGGACACTAACCATAAAGACATGACGACGACAAACGTTGGTATATACGGTGCGCCTAAAGATTAACTTAATAGCGTGCCACTGctaaaccaaacatgcattagggaatgaaaatagaccggttataatagatgctctctattgagtgcacctagaatatttgccctttcgtaAGGCATCGGGCCCCTCCGCTCTAGCGCGACAGGCCCTCTTCCGCTTACTtttcctctctgcttcgcgtgtCTCAGCCACAGTATGCTCCTTCACTatcttcctcatacgctcctcctcctaatgcttgagccgtagttcctcctgttgttgctcatactcttggcgttcgtacgcttccctccttcACCACATGCTCATATCGACCCACCACTTCTGGTGTGTATTTTGCTCTATATCCaaccattccatgaagtcataggtagtggaggagactggataaataaaataagatggTAGATTAATAAGACAATACATGAAATCGTACGAAAAGTGTCACATTAATGATATACgtcgctgtcggtgtatttagaaccaggggtccctaagtcccgaggccaaaccggccgcccaccacatatcaccaccctgcaaggtaaaagcagagactcgggagagggtgctcggggctgcacgtggcagcccgcgaggactcggtgccccgaaggtctcactcaagtactcgggagagggtgctcggggctgcgcgtggcagcccccgaggactcggtgccccgaaggtccctctaaagtgctcgggagagggtgctcggggctgcacgtggcagcccgcgaggactcggtgccccgaaggtctcactcaagtactcgggagagggtgctcggggctgcacgtggcagcccgcgaggactcggtgccccgaaggtctcactcaagtactcgggagagggtgctcggggctgcgcgtggcagcccccgaggactcggtgccccgaaggtccctctaaagtgctcgggagagggtgctcggggctgcacgtggcagcccgcgaggactcggtgccccgaaggtctcactgaagtcctcgggagagagtgctcggggctgcacgtggcagcccccgaggacccggtgccccgaaggtccccccaagatgctcgggagatagtgctcggggctgcacgtggcagcccccggggactcggtccccagaaggttcgcgcaagatcgttcaaagactcaaagggccccgtcgccagagtgtcatccagtcaagggcccgatgccgcatttaataggcgcgcgtggcctggcattctgacatcctgacattctcggctgcccacgccccagtgtcagacccggccatgcccaggctggggggcgtgggttcattaaatgcacgggtcccgtcccgtttccacttgcgcacctcgggataacgttaccagaatcgaagcactcggcctgccaccctgccctggcaggagaacaagacagagtgggcgcaccgggcacctctgaggctgtccggtgggcctttcTTTTATGGCACCCCGATGCTTCcacagcggctagtggtcgaatgcgcgccgccttcctccaccgcccctgtcacttcgccaaaatgagatgattaggcctttctccgtggcacctgggcattggcatcccctctttcccattcaggatatgtcgaggtcggcgcatctataaaaggaaaggaaggaggacgctagagagAGACGAACGACGGATAGACGAAGACAGAAAAAGAGAACAAGGAAAGAACagccccgatcgcaagacgatcaagagaccagctagctagaacataagagccttcGACTCTTTTGTAAAAGAGTTCTCCTTCGAGAACCAGagataacactcacacaggagtagggtgttacgcctccgcgcggcccgaacctgtccaaaaacccggcgtccccgcaagccatcgcatttatttccttttccgctcatttcccgtgcaaacttttctaggatcatccccccggccgaatctctaaaaaggggtctctcgggatccctgcgacaggagttcaccctccgacagtcgCTATATCGGTGGTACTTGTACGGTTCACGTCGAGGCTTATCGTACTGATAGTTgacacatatgaagaagcgtaggctataggtgtaggagatgtccagGGACCTGCAAAGCCTACAAGAATCGTCACATAAAGCACATCGGCGGTTTGATCCCCcgcattgcagttgagagagctgagaaaggacTGGTATATTCATATATGAGGGTgcggttatttatggtggctgggggctagtgcatgggcttggctggggattggagcataggattctctgtaaaagctgaaaaagttatggcattaATGTTTGATAAAGATTTCCTATGAAAGGTGTTGTttagtgtggtcatttcattctgcaaaagttcaacaATAAGTTATTATTGCCTTTGCATGGAGGTATAGAATCTTATGAAAGCATTCCTTGTGAAAGCTGTTTATTTTAAGTAGGTGTAAAAGTAATATCTTAACAGCAATCCTCAGTGCACCCTTGTATTTTCTCGTCAAGAAAGTGACGTCTATGCTAATCACGAGCTGACAATGCTTGAAGGTCTCCACGCATTAAGGAAAGCACCAAAACACACACTACATGACAGGCTTCATGACACCACTATCGTTGTCCATCATGCCACTAGATGAAATGAACCACTTAGTCCCGAGGTCAAAATATGAAATTGCATCCAAGATCCTGGGTACCATCGCATATGCCTTCTTCCAATCTCCCCATAGTAATGTCATGGAATGTTGCTTCGCCCTGTATGTCTTGTCATACAACATGCGATAATGTTAAACCGAActatagactcaattagagaTGTCACAGTCATGTCCGGGTCTGCCCAAATGATGTGGGCGATGCGCCGACCAAGGTACCTCACCATGCACTAGGAGTGCACTTGTTCAGGCCTCGCTGACCCGCAAGTGTGAGGTTGTCAAACATTTGTGACCTTTCATCGTCGTCTGTCGATTGAAATAAGGAGGACCCATACACCCTATCCACAACCTCTCTGGCATTTGATAGTGTAACTCTTCTTCGCATAAGAATGAACCACATCGTACGACCTGTGATGCTACACTAAGTAGTCCCTAAACCAAAACTTTACTTTCTCAAAACTATCAAATATCATCCTCTTCTTAATCAACTCCTTCTCActgtctccttcctcctccgtAGATATTAAACCATTATCACAAAAAGCATTCTTGGTCAATGAAATGTCCACGTAGCACGACACCTTGGGCGCATCCACATGTACAACCTTCAGTGTCTTTATCTCCTGCTCCGTGTAAATTCCATCACACcaagcctcctcctcatccttgctAGCTTCTCCTTCCACCTCAGCACTCACGTGTTGTTCCTCAACACCAGACATATGTTCCACTTTTTCTACCtcgtcatcttcgtcttcatccTCACTATCCAATGAAAAGATTGGTGTATCCTCGGTATTTCCTCGGGCCTCCGCATCATAAAAAAAACCATCGCCGAAGTCATTACATACCACAGCCAAATCAAAGTTATTGCAACCGCCGGCAGCTACCTCCTGAACAGAGGCACGAGATACCTCCAAAACAGTAACATCAGTGAGTTCGGAGACAACGGTAACCTCTGGGATAATGGCGGTAATTTTCTAAATCAAATGCTCAACAGGCTCCACTTCCTGACTAATATTGCCCGACACATCTTGAACCGATAACATCGAGTTTCCTCTGATACCCACATCAACCACCAACTGTGCAAAACAAACTTACGAACCATTCACACAATCCTTGTATAGCTTCCAATCATTCTCTGACGCCAACTCCACAACAACATAGTAAGCCCTACCACCCCGGCTGGCATCAAACCTTCCACATATAGTTACACTACATATATCCATATCAACATTCATAACTGATCTAACTCGAGCAACAATTTCATCAAAGCAAAAAGGGTTCCAAAATTTCAACACTTGCTTTCTCATCTTATCAAACTCCCCATTTGCATTAACCGTGCCACCACAAAACATACGAACAATACGGTTCATCTACACAAATCATCCAAACATTACAGATATACAAAAATATCATCGCTATAACACAGGAAAATCCTACACATATTATCTAATTCAATCCCTATATCTCATCATTTCATCACGACAATTCAAaaatactcatatatatagaagaATATGCATTACTAATATACACTAAGCACAACCATATATGATTTAATTTCCTACGCTCAAATgattgcatgcaacaaatttcaCACGATATACATGCGTAATTATACATATATAGCACAATATATGACCTCCGATCTAACTCGAAACATACAAATTTCATATATTAACATCAACATAATCTTAAACCCTAACTACCCTAGAACTACGAATGAAAGCCACAAACCCAAAAAAAATCTTGGAGAGAATATATGAGCTACCTTCCTATGACACGTTCTCAAGAAATCCCTTTTGAATCGAATCTGACTGGTGGAGAAATGGGGGTCGAAGCCGCCGCCAGAGAGGAAAGCGTTGCCTGTGCTCGTGCGTggctagaggaggaagaggaactgCGGGAGAGAGAGGTCAGGACGACCCCCTGTATGCAACTGAGTCACGCTAAAAGGATTAGCGTGACAGATGATCCTGTCAACCCCTATTGATGCGACTCAGATCTGCTACATCGACGACGCGTGGCACGACGCTAGGGAGACTACCGGCGTGGCTCCTTGGTCACGTCAATGAGATTGACGACGCTAACGAGATTGACGTGATCAAAGATGAGAATCACGCCAAAAAATCTGACGTGATTAAAagtctaatttctaaaattttaaattctcaCGTACTGttatttaaatattaacttAAAATAGACTAATTTTTTTCACACGGCACCCCGCACACATGACTGTACTCAGGCTGTGCGTGCCAACCGGCCTCTCCTCCGTTATCCCCGTCCGTGCCGCCGCGCCCCACGTCGTGCCCCCTGCCTCGTGCCAAGAACAACCTGGTCTCGGCTCCGCTGGACGGGTGCCTGGAGCCCACCACCCCGCCTCCACCTCCCACGCGCAGGCGCACGGCCACGGCACGGCGCGCCCCCAGCGCGGCCAGAGGCATCGGTCCCGCGCCAGCCGTCCGATCAGATGCCGTGCGGCGCGAGCCAGCCGCAACGCCGACACGCGCTCCCCCCAAAATTCCCTCCTCCCCACGCGCTCGCTTGCTTATATCCCTAAGCCCACCCAAATCCCCCGGTCTCCTGTTCAtttctccccctcctcctcccctccccctcgcCGCTCGTCAGGAGTGAGTTAGAAGAGGGAGGCCCTCGTGTGCGGGCAGGATGGAGGCGGCGACGATGGCGTGGACGGCCGCGGTGGCGGGGGTGGGGCTGGTGTACTGGTTCGTGTGGGTGATGGGCTCGGCGGAGGTGAAGGGCAAGCGGGCGGTGGATCTCAAGATGGGATCCATCACGAACGACAAGGTGAAGGACAAGTATACGCAGTACTGGTCCTTCTTCCGCCGTCCCAAGGAGACGGCCACCACCGCGGCCTCGGCGGAGAAGGTGCCCGCCTTCGTCGACACCTTCTACAACCTCGTCACCGACATCTACGAGTGGGGCTGGGGCCAGTCCTTCCActtctccccctccctccccggcCGCTCCCACCGCGACGCCACGCGCGTCCACGAGGAGCGCGTCGCTGACCTTCTCGGTGCCAAGCCGGGCCACCGCCTCCTCGACGTCGGCTGCGGCGTCGGCGGGCCCATGCGCGCTATCGCCGCCCACTCTGGTTCCAACGTTGTCGGCATCACCATCAACGAGTACCAGGTCAACCGTGCCCGCTCGCACAACCGCAAGGCCGGCCTTGATTCCCGCTGCGAGGTCGTCTGCGGTAACTTCCTATCCATGCCCTTCCCCGACGCCTCCTTCGAGGGCGCCTACTCCATCGAGGCCACCTGCCACGCGCCCAGGCTGCAGGACGTCTATGGCGAGGTCTTCCGCGTGCTCAAGCCGGGTGGCCTCTACGTCTCCTACGAGTGGGTCACCACCTCGCTCTACAGCGCCGAGGACCCGGAGCACGTCGAGTGCATCCACGGCATCGAACGCGGCGACGCGCTCCCCGGGCTGCGCCGCCAGGACGAGATCGCGTCCATCGCCAAGGAAGTCGGCTTCGAGGTGCTCAAGGAGCACGACCTCGCGCTTCCCCCCTCGCTGCCGTGGTGGACGCGGCTCAAGATGGGGCGCCTCGCCTACTGGCGCAACTCCCTGGTCGTCCGCGTGCTCACCATGCTCCGGATAGCCCCCAAGGGCGTGGCGGAGGTGCACGAGATGCTCTTCGAGACCGCGCAGCACCTCACCCGCGGCGGCGAGACCGGCATCTTCACGCCCATGCACATGGTGGTCCTCCGCAagcccgccaccgccgccgccgaggaggccAAATAGTTGGAGACGACGACACCATCATTTACTCACCCACCGCAAGGGGAAGAAGAAATAATCTCGCAGAGCAGCAGAGGTAAGAAGAGCAGAAGACTTGAGAACTTCCAGAGCGCCTAAATCAAATTTGATCTTTTAGAGGAGATAGGATCCATGCTTTCTTGTTCGTAGCTTtcagtttaattttttttggtggAGAATTATGGGTTGGAGAGAGACGACGTTGGGATTTAAATTTGTTTTCTCGCTTGATCGGTGGATCGATCCACCTTTCTACTATCATCATCAGCCATGTTTTGTCTGGAACAAATAGATTGGAATTGGATTCTCGAATTGTTACTGTCAGCGAGATTGTTTGGTGAGATCTGCACATGCGCGCTCCGCTCACCGTTCGCTCCATAGTTTACTCGCCCCGTTGTCGACGGTCCGTATTGCCTTGTGTCGTGCACGACGGCCGGCCAGGCGCGGTGAAAAAGGTTAGAAGCGACAAACATTCTCGCTGCTCACGTTTTCCTGGTTTTACCCGGCCACGAGCCAGATGGTCCAAACTTCTCATCGGCTTTACTCACTAGAAGCATGCTGACTGTGAGTGTGGTGTGTGTGACGATCACGAGCCGAGCCATGCCTGTCCTCTCAACTCCATGGCAGGTGGGGCCCTAAGATCGGATCTCGAATTTCTTTAACCGAGAGAGCCCGATCGATTAGTAAGGAGGAGTAAAGAATATACGGAGTGGTTTGGGGCGGGGGATGGGGACAAGCCGGGCACGTGAGCGCGTCACGGAGACCGATGCCCTCCCTCCATGTCTGCCCTGCCAGTGCCAGGCCTTcgccttctccttttcttttctgcacCGCACCGCAGGGACGGAAAGCTGACACCTGCTCGCCCGTTGATTTCTCCGCGCCGGCGTGGGCGCGTGGCCCCCCTCACGCGCGCGCCACTAGTCCCGGCGTGGGCGAGCGAAAATATCCGTTGGAGCGTCCCAATGGCAGGTGGACCTCGCTCGTGTCAGCGGCGTGCAGGATCGGTCGCTGTCAGAGATCGACCACCACCTCTGTCGTTGCGGTGGCATGTGGTCCTTCACAGAACAAAAATGGCGTTATCAGTCGAGTTATGCTCGCACAAACTTAAGATTCTCCAAGCAGATATAGCACCATGATTAGTACACTTGACACTAGATTAAGGAAAGAGCAGGAAGCAGTGTAGGCGATCTGGATCTTAGTCCAGCCCCGTTATGGCATCCGTACCAACCAGGAGTACCAACTCTGCTGAATCGAACCCGCCTAGAGACAGGTTGCAAATGACAGTACTACTACGAGGCATTTCATCTGGCTTTTGCTAAGAAAAATTGAAGAAGTAGACACGCTGCCCAGAGGATTGAATAGCTCGTGTCGTGTGCGAGCAGCGTTGTCCATTAATTACATGAGAAATGAGATTTATATTGAAAAAGATGTTACTTAATAGAGGGATAAGactgaaaattttaaattaaagtTACttcaaaattataaaatatagaaaagaTTAAAATGTTATTGAGCATTTATTATCGGACCTCCATCTGCCGGGTGGTGAATCACATGCCTGCCTGCCATGCCTACCCGTTGGGCTGTGATAGGCTGGTCTGGAGGCGTGGGAGCAAGTATCTGCTTGTGTGGCTGCTGGCTTCGCAATGGCTTATTATGGAGTATTTAATGATCTCCCTGGTATGGATTTGCCGTTGCTGCCCTCAGCTCAGATGCAGTACGAGTAGCACGAACCAAACCGTCCAAGCTGCTGCTCTGGATCTTGCCTGGCTAAGAGCCTAAGACCCCCTTGCTTTCTTTAATCCCCCTCCTTCCTTGCTGCGCCTGTTTGGCCTCCCAATAATTAAGTATCGCAATTAGCGATTTCAACTAGCTGGCACCCAACCATGGCAGCTTCATTGGATCGTGGGCAGATGCCGTTTCTGATCAGATGCTTACAACTGTCCATGTCTGTCTCGCGTGAGATATGAATCTCTTACATGTCTCCACGCCACTGTGTGGGCTGGGATCTGACCTAATCTCGACCATCTAAACAAGGGCATAGACTAAGTTTCTCTAATGAATCAGTGATGATCCAAGCAGTGGCTCTTCGCACATGTTACAATTGGGTTGTACCTTAAGTATTTCTCAGTGGGTATATCGTTTTCAGTCGGATATTTTCTAGGCGTATAGCTTTCGGATTGTCACCACGGTTCGTAAAATAGTTGAAAACAACTCGGTATTCGTAAATATAGGACATTTTGGTTCGCACCGTATTTAGAATCAAccagttttcgaatttgaattaaaaaattaaaaaaatcacaacaaattctaaaaataccaggaataattctaagaccttatgtgattttttctaaaaatattgtcgtttgcatcatatttcatggagaggaagtttaaaaaaatactgaaatggGCCGTATGAACCTGATGATTTGGCTCATTATGTTAAAGAaaaacttaacatgcaaacacatttttttttttatgtaggaCGTATCTTAATAGGATGTTTAAAATTGGTTtgactttatttagagttttattaatttcttcatgatttttacaaagttcacaagtataaaatgaacatgttaagaaataatattgtaattaatttttcatgtctactattatttttcctacataaagcacagtataagtaaactaataaaactggtttcactaattttagaggtgtgatgggttagttatgaattaatctagttgcaacatatttacagaatcatgcatgttacaataactatttcatgaattcatatatttttaaaagacataggatcatgtaaggaGACCAActaaattggtttcatgatatttggattagcgaagaattaactatgcatttaactaggtttagcaaatacattttctcacagaaaatatacatcttttttatgagtataaatactttcatgtagatcatgttacaatgaaaccaacaaaatttgtttcacttgatttgaagcttagatgaattagtaTCGATTTTACAAGACCGAGCTATTTCTTGGTTTTTCTTTAAGTTGATCGGTTTCTGATAAAACCGAGCGGTCCAAGCCGCTGCTCTTTGACCGAGCTGAGCTATTTGAACTTGATCGAATTCGAGCGGTTTTCGAT of Phragmites australis chromosome 3, lpPhrAust1.1, whole genome shotgun sequence contains these proteins:
- the LOC133911531 gene encoding 24-methylenesterol C-methyltransferase 2-like, which produces MEAATMAWTAAVAGVGLVYWFVWVMGSAEVKGKRAVDLKMGSITNDKVKDKYTQYWSFFRRPKETATTAASAEKVPAFVDTFYNLVTDIYEWGWGQSFHFSPSLPGRSHRDATRVHEERVADLLGAKPGHRLLDVGCGVGGPMRAIAAHSGSNVVGITINEYQVNRARSHNRKAGLDSRCEVVCGNFLSMPFPDASFEGAYSIEATCHAPRLQDVYGEVFRVLKPGGLYVSYEWVTTSLYSAEDPEHVECIHGIERGDALPGLRRQDEIASIAKEVGFEVLKEHDLALPPSLPWWTRLKMGRLAYWRNSLVVRVLTMLRIAPKGVAEVHEMLFETAQHLTRGGETGIFTPMHMVVLRKPATAAAEEAK